The proteins below come from a single Hemibagrus wyckioides isolate EC202008001 linkage group LG22, SWU_Hwy_1.0, whole genome shotgun sequence genomic window:
- the ncaph gene encoding condensin complex subunit 2: MSVVSTPTSRPRQWSSPALGHKAALSATSTPLLGSIQSNDDEQERRQRRRSRVIDLHAGADSSINEVFSNTGTPAAVPKLSSAQISEHYSTCIKLSTENKITTKNAFGLHLIDYMAEILKEKDSELNFKVAAGTLDASTKIYAVRVDAVHADAYRVLGGLGSETKPKDDQEAGEEAEAAGGSVSEQAATKQPPKKRPPKKTVEQNLSNINLSESEMKCEVDPMFQRMAASFDENSTAGVFLSVLFSEDRSCELRFPSHMTLLKSRPASSPSPVQHAPASPFTVSLKTLEEKMPICPSLQDFSFTQWTPEQATNLNQLLEKMKQGEHAFDVNADVEPDEGEAPDFGDQFDADGDDGGAGDCGEPFDEHKDACSRRSPEKGRGVIPIGEGDITTMCLQLSDKPREYSYFSPRTMATWVGPGYWLFKPTHKQDHKPEKETKKRASKNPLVIDFSEDIHFHNYFRTTRAATTVSKSALNTSNKKTTLPADFQYPLSNLSQLSLKPASTLITKDKKRISGELAEDIGEYDYNNANDTANFCPRLQLEDSDDDVGGFAGSDDSQPVADRLDPDGLSTYGEDCLVPEPHKVNIIEINYAKTAKKMDMKRLKTSMWSLLTDSPEKPAKDAESEKPTEVPGEKSFSQSTRTLLQKLPSTMANNLSVPLAFVALLHLANEKNLELHKVDDMSDIIIKQGH; this comes from the exons ATGAGTGTAGTGAGCACCCCGACTTCACGGCCAAGGCAGTGGTCCTCTCCAGCGCTGGGGCACAAAGCGGCCCTCTCTGCCACCAGTACGCCGCTGCTCGGGTCCATCCAAAGCAACGATGACGAACAGGAGCGAAGGCAGAGACGCAGGTCCAGAGTCATCGACCTTCACGCTGGGGCAGATTCCTCAATCAATGAGGTGTTCAG TAACACAGGAACTCCTGCTGCCGTGCCCAAGCTGTCTTCTGCCCAGATCTCGGAGCATTACTCCACCTGCATCAAACTCTCGACAGAAAAC AAAATCACCACAAAGAATGCATTTGGTCTTCACCTCATCGATTACATGGCCGAAATCTTAAAGGAGAAAGACTCCGAGCTCAACTTCAAG gtggcTGCAGGGACACTGGACGCTAGTACTAAGATCTATGCAGTGAGGGTGGACGCAGTACACGCTGATGCCTACAGAGTTCTGGGAGGACTCGGCTCTGAGACCAAACCgaaagatg ACCAGGAGGCAGGAGAAGAGGCGGAGgcagcagggggcagtgtgaGTGAACAGGCAGCCACCAAGCAGCCTCCAAAGAAACGGCCTCCGAAGAAGACAGTGGAGCAGAACCTGAGCAACATCAACCTCTCAGAGTCAGAGATGAAGTGTGAG GTGGACCCTATGTTTCAGCGCATGGCTGCGTCTTTCGATGAGAACAGTACAGCTGGAGTGTTTCTGTCCGTGCTTTTCAGTGAAGACAGGAGTTGTGAGCTCAGGTTCCCCTCCCACATGACCCTGCTGAAATCCAGACCAGCCAGCTCACCCTCACCTGTACAACACGCACCTGCCTCACCCTTCACAG TTAGTTTAAAGACTCTTGAGGAAAAGATGCCCATCTGCCCATCTCTACAAGATTTCTCCTTCACCCAGTGGACACCTGAGCAG GCGACTAACCTGAACCAGCTGCTGGAGAAGATGAAGCAGGGCGAGCACGCGTTCGACGTCAATGCCGACGTCGAGCCGGACGAGGGCGAGGCGCCGGACTTCGGGGATCAGTTTGATGcggatggagatgatggaggggCGGGAGACTGCGGGGAACCCTTCGACGAGCACAAAGACGCCTGCTCCAGGAGGAGCCCAGAGAAAGGACG AGGGGTGATACCGATCGGAGAAGGCGACATCACCACCATGTGCCTGCAGCTGTCAGACAAACCCAGAGAGTATTCATACTTCAGCCCCCGCACCATGGCAACGTGGGTCGGCCCGGGATACTGGCTCttcaaacccacacacaaac AGGATCACAAGCCGGAGAAGGAAACTAAAAAGCGAGCATCGAAAAATCCCCTGGTGATCGACTTCAGCGAGGACATCCACTTTCACAACTACTTCCGCACCACCAGA GCAGCAACCACCGTCAGTAAATCTGCCCTGAACACCAGCAACAAGAAAACCACTCTGCCGGCAGATTTCCAGTATCCACTCAGCAACCTGTCGCAGCTCAGCCTCAAACCTGCCAGCACG CTGATTACAAAAGACAAGAAGAGGATATCGGGCGAGCTAGCCGAGGACATCGGAGAATATGATTATAACAACGCTAATGACACTGCTAACTTCTGCCCAcgactgcag CTGgaggacagtgatgatgatgtgggaGGATTCGCAGGATCGGATGACTCTCAGCCTGTAGCAGACAGACTGGACCCCGACGGCCTCTCCACATACGGAGAAGACTGCCTGGTGCCCGAGCCGCATAAA GTCAACATCATTGAGATTAATTACGCCAAAACGGCCAAGAAGATGGACATGAAGCGCCTGAAGACTAGCATGTGGAGTCTTCTGACAGACAGCCCAGAGAAACCAGCCAAG GATGCTGAGAGTGAGAAGCCTACAGAAGTTCCGGGAGAGAAATCCTTCAGCCAGTCCACCAGGACACTCTTACAGAA GCTGCCCAGCACCATGGCCAATAACCTGTCTGTGCCCTTGGCGTTTGTCGCTCTCCTGCATCTGGCCAATGAGAAG AACCTGGAGCTCCACAAAGTGGACGACAtgtcagacatcatcatcaaacaAGGACACTGA
- the vamp8 gene encoding vesicle-associated membrane protein 8 — protein sequence MGVGDPNSMEQGASAPVQDPDRVKSLQSQVDGVKDIMTQNVDRILARGERLDDLMDKSEDLQAGAQNFKHTSQKVARAYWWKNVKLIVVMVVLVALVILIIVLLATGVIPTGSQAPPVPTIKPPKP from the exons ATGGGAGTTGGAGATCCAAACAGTATG gaGCAGGGGGCATCGGCTCCGGTGCAGGACCCGGACCGGGTGAAGTCACTGCAGTCTCAGGTGGACGGCGTGAAAGACATCATGACCCAGAACGTGGACCGCATCCTGGCACGCGGAGAGAGACTCGATGACCTGATGGACAAATCCGAAGACCTGCAGGCCGGG GCGCAGAACTTCAAGCACACGTCTCAGAAGGTGGCCCGTGCCTACTGGTGGAAGAACGTGAAGCTGATCGTGGTGATGGTGGTCCTGGTGGCCCTCGTCATCCTCATCATCGTGCTGCTGGCTACAGGCGTGATCCCCACCGGTTCCCAGGCGCCGCCGGTCCCCACAATCAAACCCCCCAAACCGTAA
- the vamp5 gene encoding vesicle-associated membrane protein 5, which translates to MENGRSRLQQAQQDVEEVREIMLDNLNKANEREGKLGDLENRADQLLEQSKVFSKTANQVKQKKQWENIKMKVILAIIVGVVVMVVIVTAVSLTVGSG; encoded by the exons ATG gagaacGGGCGAAGCCGGCTACAGCAGGCTCAGCAGGATGTGGAGGAGGTTCGAGAGATCATGTTGGATAATTTGAACAAGGCCAACGAGAGGGAGGGGAAACTGGGAGACTTGGAAAACAGAGCTGACCAGTTACTGGAACAG AGCAAGGTTTTTTCCAAAACGGCAAACCAAGTGAAGCAAAAGAAGCAGTGGGAGAACATAAAGATGAAGGTGATCCTGGCCATCATCGTCGGAGTCGTGGTGATGGTGGTCATTGTTACGGCCGTCAGCCTGACAGTTGGTTCCGGTTGA